CATTCCAGCACTTGCACATATTAATCCAAACCAATTTGCAATGAGTATAAAACTACTTGATGGAACAAGCTTTAATGTAGGAAATACTCAAAATAAGTTTTCAATTCAGAGTATTTCTAAGGTATTTACTTTTACATTAGCCTTACAATTATATGGTAGAAGTTTATATAAAAGAGTAGGACATGAACCCTCGGGTGACCCTTTTAACTCACTTATTCAGCTTGAATATGAAAACGGAATTCCTAGAAATCCATTCATAAATGCAGGTGCAATTGTAACAACTGATACATTATTATCTAAGTATCAAGATAAAAGTTTTGATTATATATTAGATTTTATAAGAACAAGTGCAAATGATTTTACAATCAATTATGATAAAGAAGTTTACAGTTCAGAACTAGAACATGGTTTTTTAAATATGGCTTTAATAAATATGATGAAAAGCTATAAAAATATAAACAACGATTTAGAAAAAGTAATTCAAACATATTTTAAACAATGTTCGATTGAAATGAATACTGAACAATTAGCAAATTCAATGCTTTTTTTAGCAAATCATGGAGTAAATCCAATTACAAATAAAGTTTTGATAAATGAAGCAAAAGCAAAAAGAATAAATTCATTAATGCTTACATGTGGACATTATGATGCATCAGGAGATTTTGCTTACAAAGTTGGATTACCTGGGAAAAGTGGTGTTGGTGGTGGTATTGTTGCAATAGTTCCTGGAAAAATGTCAATTTGTGTTTATTCTCCAAAATTAAATAAACAAGGTAATTCACTAATAGGAACAAAAGCCCTAGAGTTATTTACAACAAAAACTGGACTATCAATTTTTTAACAAAATTGATAAATTTTTAGTATAATTAACAAAAAATATTAAATAAGGTAAATAATGACTGCACTTGAAATAGCTGATTTTATAGGAATAATCTGTTTTGCCTTAAGTGGATTTTTAATTGCTGTTCATTATAAACTTGATATTTTAGGTGTTTTTATCTCTGCTTTTTTAACAGCACTTGGTGGTGGAATGACAAGAGATGTACTAGCTTCTAAAACTCCCTATGTTTTTACAGATACAATGCCTGTAATACTTGTAATTGCTACAGTGATAATTGCACTAATTTTTAAACTTCATAAAAGTGACGACCTTGAAAGCAAAACAGCATTCATAATTTCAGACGCAGTTGGTTTAGTTTCTTTTGCAATTACAGGAGCTTTAGTAGCCATTGAAAATGAGTTTAATTTTTTAGGTGTTTTAATTCTTGCCTTTATTACAGCAGTTGGTGGTGGAACTATTAGAGATATTTTAATAAATAGAGTTCCATCTATTCTAGTTTCAGAATTTTATGCAACTGTTGCAATTATAGTTGGGCTTATAACTTATGCTTTACATATATTTAATTTACAAAGTCTTCCTGCTTTAATTGCTGTATTTGTATTTGGTGTTGCACTTCGATTATTAGCATATTATCAGCAATGGCATCTTCCAACTTTATCTAAATAAAAAAATTAATTCTTTACTTTAACTTTTCATTAACTTTTCATGGGTAGACTTTCATAATTTTTAAAAAATTAGGAGAAACAATGAAAAAATTATTATTTTCAACATTATTATTAGTCGCAACTTTTGCAAATGCTTTAAACATTGGTGATTCAACACCAACATTTGAAATAAAAGATCAATTTGAAAAAATGCACAAAATTTCTGCAGATGCTAAAACTATTTTAGTTGCAGAAAGTAGAGGAACTAGTGTTATTATAAGAGAGTACCTTTTAACTAAAGATACTGACTTTTTAGCAAAAAACAAAGCTCACTATATAGCAGATATTTCAGGAATGCCAAGTTTAATTTCAAAATTTATTGCATTACCAAAAATGAAAAAATATCCATTTTCAATTCTTTTAGTAGATGAAGAGCAAAGTAAATCATTCAATACAAAAGATGACAAAATAACTGTTTATACAGTAACAGATGGAAAAGTTTCTAATGTTAAGTATATTGAAACAACAGAAGAATTAAAAGCTATTTTTGAATAGTCTAAATTAAATTATTAACCTAAACTTAGGTTAATAATTTTTTAAAAGCCTCTACAATAGCAATATTTTCTAAATCTTTAATTCTATCTTCTAAAGAATCTACTGTTTCATCTTTTCTTATTTCAAGCTCTTTTTTCAATATAATTTTACCATCATCATATTTTTCATTTACAAAATGAATTGTAACACCTGATTTAAGCTCAGAGTTCTTTATAATAGCTTCATGAACAAATCTTCCATACATTCCTTTTCCTCCATATTTAGAAGGTAAAAGTGCAG
This sequence is a window from Poseidonibacter parvus. Protein-coding genes within it:
- a CDS encoding glutaminase; translation: MNYQNIINEIEDEIQVYFKEGKVADYIPALAHINPNQFAMSIKLLDGTSFNVGNTQNKFSIQSISKVFTFTLALQLYGRSLYKRVGHEPSGDPFNSLIQLEYENGIPRNPFINAGAIVTTDTLLSKYQDKSFDYILDFIRTSANDFTINYDKEVYSSELEHGFLNMALINMMKSYKNINNDLEKVIQTYFKQCSIEMNTEQLANSMLFLANHGVNPITNKVLINEAKAKRINSLMLTCGHYDASGDFAYKVGLPGKSGVGGGIVAIVPGKMSICVYSPKLNKQGNSLIGTKALELFTTKTGLSIF
- a CDS encoding trimeric intracellular cation channel family protein, with amino-acid sequence MTALEIADFIGIICFALSGFLIAVHYKLDILGVFISAFLTALGGGMTRDVLASKTPYVFTDTMPVILVIATVIIALIFKLHKSDDLESKTAFIISDAVGLVSFAITGALVAIENEFNFLGVLILAFITAVGGGTIRDILINRVPSILVSEFYATVAIIVGLITYALHIFNLQSLPALIAVFVFGVALRLLAYYQQWHLPTLSK